The Aptenodytes patagonicus chromosome 15, bAptPat1.pri.cur, whole genome shotgun sequence genome has a segment encoding these proteins:
- the RFLNA gene encoding refilin-A has protein sequence MVGHLQLQGMDESLKEKSREGLLDSPDSGLPPSPSPPFYSLSPGEGRAGGSSGTDPPAPGHRREAKDGKVMPYLLLNPSMPEMRPRMYPVFFGESIEVSPEPVQEIRCNSEVKYDSEKHYRDDIFYGPIPTVTTYSETVIAAPNCTWRNYKSQLIFEPRQKPLRFQSTTIIFPKRAKNIYRTTLNYSLGCAKRWFASSVQLELCEETSPCVIYSETL, from the exons ATGGTAGGTCACCTACAGCTGCAAGGGATGGACGAGAGCCTGAAGGAGAAGAGCCGGGAAGGCTTGCTGGACAGCCCGGACTCggggctgccccccagccccagccccccttTCTACTCCCTCTCACCTGGCGAGGGCCGAGCTGGGGGGAGCAGCGGCACggaccccccggccccggggcaccGGCGAGAGGCCAAGGACGGCAAAGTG ATGCCTTACCTGCTCCTGAACCCGTCCATGCCAGAGATGAGGCCTCGAATGTACCCTGTGTTTTTTGGAGAAAGCATTGAGGTCAGCCCTGAGCCCGTGCAGGAAATCAG GTGCAATTCTGAGGTGAAGTACGACTCCGAGAAGCATTACCGGGATGACATCTTCTACGGCCCCATCCCCACCGTCACCACCTACAGTGAGACAGTCATTGCTGCTCCCAATTGCACCTGGCGGAACTACAAGTCCCAGCTGATCTTTGAGCCCCGCCAGAAGCCACTGAGGTTTCAGAGCACGACCATCATTTTTCCTAAGCGTGCCAAGAACATTTACCGGACCACCCTCAACTACAGCTTGGGTTGTGCCAAGCGTTGGTTTGCTTCCAGTGTGCAGCTGGAACTCTGCGAGGAAACCAGCCCGTGCGTCATCTACAGTGAGACCCTCTGA